The window GTTAGTGGTATTGGTTTGGGTATTAGTGAAGAAAAATTGTATCAACTCATTGGTAGTCGAAAATTTAATGAAAGATTTACTTATAATCTTACGCTTCCGAAAAGAATTAAATATTTAAAATATATTCCGGTTTCAAAGATAGTTGTTTTCTTTGGCGGAAGTACAACTGTTACTCGCGATGTAAGATCAACTCGTTATAATACGAGAGAACGGATGTCAGTCACCTTTTATTTTTATAGAGACCGATTGATTCACAAAACTATCATTCATACAGATAATGTTGAAGGAAAGAAGGTTTTTCTTCCTCTTACTTCTGATGAAATTATGAATGCGAAGCCATACGTTCCTGACTCATTAGATACGACGAATGGATTAGCTGGTACAAATTACTGGCATGATGCAAAATACTATGGTTTCGTAAATGGTTTCTTAGCAGAAAAAAAAACTTTAGAGGGGAAAAGGTATTTTATACCGAATGTAAAGGTTAGTAACTATATTTTAGATGAAGATTTTTTTACAAAAAATTATTGTGAACTCTTTGCATACTGGGAATTCCCTGATTTCGAATCAGATTTACAAAAATCTGGCTATTACCAACTGAAAGCAAAACTTGACAAAGACTACGAATATAAAACTGGCTATTGGGCAGTAAAAGAAAATTCTAAATTTTAATCATTATTTTTAGCCGGCATCTTTTTACTCATGAAATTTAAGTTAACCCCCCTCCATCATCTCTCCAAAACCCAGAAAATCATATTCTCCATTGGCTTTCTTCTCTTCCTCGTTGGTTCCATCTTTTATGGCACTCGCAAATACCGCGAATCCCAATTTTCAAATTCAATTATTTGCCTCTCTGGAGATTGTTCGAGTGGTTTTGGTAAGATCCAATACTCTACTGGTGAAATCTATTCAGGCCAGCTAAAAAATAAAATTCCCAATGGGAATGGAAAAATGGATTTCAAAGACAAAGCCGTCTACGAAGGGGATTGGGATATGGGTCAAATGGAGGGTTACGGAATTTACACATACCCAGATCAAAATGTTTTTTCTGGCAAGTTTCAGAAAAACAAACGGGAAGGATTTGGGAAGTTTTCGATCGGCCATTATTCAATCCAAGGGAAATGGGAAAAAGATTTTTTAGAAGGTGAAGCTCTCATTGGATACGAAGGTAAAAAATGGAGTGGCTTTTACAAAAGAGGAAAACTCATATCAGGATACGGAATCCTTTTTTATCCCGAAGGAAAACGTTACATAGGCCAAGCCAGAAACGGGAAACGAAATGGATATGGCCAATTAGAAAATGCAAAAGGTGAGATCTTAGAAAAAGGGAAGTGGGAAGATGATCGAAAAATTTAAAAATACTTGGGAAAAATTCATAAATTATTTTCTTTTTAATATTCAGTTTAACTTTTCGATTAATAAAGATTCTAATAAAAATTTCGGAATTAAAAATATTCTTAAGTTTAGTTTTTATTCTTTTTTATGCATTCAGTTCGTTGGCATGTTACTTCCAAATATACTATATCTTTTAAATTTTGATTTTATTTTAAAATACCAAGAAGATTTAACCTATGAATCACTTGCTCAGATTAAATATTTTGGATTCTTTATCTATTTACTAACGCATTATCCAATCAATCAATTTACAATCTTAATTTTAGTTTCACTGTATCTGGGATTTTTGATTAGTGCATATGTCTTGGCAGATTATCTATTTGGAGATTCTGATTTAAACTGGAGTGGTGCAGCAATTTTGGGATTCACATCCTATTTGCCATGGCAATTTACAATGTCTACCATGAGTCTGAGCTATGTATTCTTTTTAGTGAATGGATTTCCAAGTGATCATTACTTACGCCAGTGGTTTGTGATCATAAACACTTACCTTTTACTTTTTAGTTTTTTGCTGACATTTTATCTTGCTATTAAAAATGCTGGTATAATTTCAAAATTGAAACTTAGAAAAAGAATTTTGATAAGCTTGTTCCCTTGTATTTTATTTATTTTAATAGCAGGGATTCTCACATCTGAGTAGATTATTTTTTCTCCAATTCTTGGATTCTCTTTTTCGTTTCATCAATTGCTTGTCTGTTTGATGGATCTATTTTTGATAAAAATATTTTATATTCTTGGATTGCGTCCTTTTTCCTTTTTAATTTTGCGTAGGTAGCTGCAAGATTGAATCGTGCTTCTAAATTTTCATGATTTGGTGAATTTTGAATCGCCTTTTTGTAGCTTTTTAATGCTGAATTATAATCGCCAAGTTCGTAAAAACATTTCCCCAGATTATAATGGCCACGTATATATTTTGGATTTATTTGAATCGTTGATATGAATAGCGGTTTTGCTAGGTCATATTGTTTTAATGTTAAATGGATTGCTCCTTGGTTGTTAATATAATCTAGATTTTTTGGATCTAACAAGCTTGCTTTTTTAAAAAGTTGTAAGGCTTCCGTTGGATTACTTTTTGCAATGACTAGTGCATGTTTGTTAATTTCTAATGCTTCTTTAGTGAGTTCGTTTTCACTATTTGATTTTGTGCAACTTAAAATAAATATAAAAGGAATAATAAAAATTAAGATATTTCTCATGAATGAAGAGTCCTGGGTCTTTTGTTTAAATCAGGTATAAAAAATACCTCTGGCATTAAAAACCAAAGGTATTTTTGATTTTTGGAATTTAATCAAATTAAGGAACGATTTTCCTAATCGCATTATTTCCATAATCACCAACAAATAAGTGCCCATTACTATCAGTGGCAATTCCATAAGGTTGATTAAATCTTGTGTTGAATCCAATTCCATCTACAAACCCAGAAATACGAGTTGTAGCACCAGCTATGGATGTTACTACGCCATCACTTGTAACTTTACGAATTGCACTGTTTGTGGAGTCAGAGACGTAAAGATTACCAGAACTATCCAAGGTGATTCCAATTGGTTGCGTGAATCGAGCAATGGTACTAACACCGTTCACATAACCAGAAATTCCAGAGGGAGAACCAGCTAATGTCGTTACGACACCGGCACTTGTGATTTTTCGAATTGCGTTATTATTCGTATCTCCGATGTAAAGATTTCCTGCACTATCTACTGCGATGCCACTTGGACGAGTGAACCTAGCAGAGGTTCCAGTTCCATCAACAAAGCCAGAAACGGAGGTAGTTGAACCTGCAATAGTAGTTACTACACCTGCGCTTGTAACTTTACGAATGGCATCATTTTGGCCATCGGCGACATATATATTTCCGGCAGTATCAATTGCAAGCCCTAGAGGTTGGTCGAACTTTGCTGCACCACCTGTTCCATCGACAGCACCCATTCCTCCGCCTCCACCAGCCAAAGTAGTGACAACACCTGCGCTTGTAATTTTCCTAATTACCATGTTTAA of the Leptospira bouyouniensis genome contains:
- a CDS encoding NHL repeat-containing protein → MTNKILTTLLLLFFISNCKTKDSNDDLTTFLFLQLATQPTSTAVVSTFAGQASSGLVDATGTAAKFKQPNGIAFDSAGNMYVADTGNHCIRKITSAGVVTVFAGSDTGVSGLTNATGTAARFNEPFGVAVDSAGNVYVGDSLNMVIRKITSAGVVTTLAGGGGGMGAVDGTGGAAKFDQPLGLAIDTAGNIYVADGQNDAIRKVTSAGVVTTIAGSTTSVSGFVDGTGTSARFTRPSGIAVDSAGNLYIGDTNNNAIRKITSAGVVTTLAGSPSGISGYVNGVSTIARFTQPIGITLDSSGNLYVSDSTNSAIRKVTSDGVVTSIAGATTRISGFVDGIGFNTRFNQPYGIATDSNGHLFVGDYGNNAIRKIVP
- a CDS encoding tetratricopeptide repeat protein, which produces MRNILIFIIPFIFILSCTKSNSENELTKEALEINKHALVIAKSNPTEALQLFKKASLLDPKNLDYINNQGAIHLTLKQYDLAKPLFISTIQINPKYIRGHYNLGKCFYELGDYNSALKSYKKAIQNSPNHENLEARFNLAATYAKLKRKKDAIQEYKIFLSKIDPSNRQAIDETKKRIQELEKK